The genome window gcaaattcttacatattacacttTTAAGCAAAGAACTGCATGAATTGCTTGTGAACCTCTCACCTGTGTACATCACTAAATAGCATGAAAATAGTCTGTCTTTAGTTAAACTATAAATATTTAGGCATGATTAACAATTTCAAGCCCACGTGATTGCATTTTAGTGGTGGCCATGGGGGTGAAAGGCTGGAAACTCTTAAAGTGAAGCTGTTGGATCCATTATTTttcatatcattattattataagtgTGTGTCCTTCATATGGTACAAACAACACAACGATATCACACAAAAGATATTCCAGTTAAGTCGAGTCAGGCTCTGTGGAGGCATCTCCCGCttcattacattttcacatttagcTAATGTTGTGATCCAGCATGACTACAACTTAATGGAGCGGAATGGTCACTTGCCAGGAAGTTATGAGGTTATGATGTTCATGTATGTGACTGCATGCACCCACTGGTATCTGTGATTCGGTGACTGTTGGGTTCTACCCTCAAGctcactggaaaaaaatgcaacttcaaagtattgtgtttttggttgtttttttcttttttaaacgtAATCCAATCGGCCAGTGGAACAAGTGAATGCAGGCATTTGGAGATAGCATTTTTTAATCTTGAAATTCTAAACGTATCTATATTTCAGTGGGATGTCAGTTAAGAACTTCACACTAGTTTCATAATGTAGTCAAAACATAGTACATGTTAGCATGGTATCCTTAGATTGCAGACGCTCTCTGAGTTACTGTTACCTGTCTGTTCATCCACTGAACAATCTTTTGGTGCATATGACAGGTGAGTCAGGATGTCAGGACAACTTCTCTTTCCCTGGTTGAAATCACCAACTAGAATGACTTGGTTTGGTGACTCCAAGACATAATcttttctctggagccacaaaactGGCTCTTGCAGACAACAAACTGCACAGTGAATGGGAAATACAGGCTGAAGGTGAGAAACAACTCACTTTAGTAGGGTGCCtcagtacaattttgaggttctGGTACTTATTATGGTATATGTTATATTTCCCTTCCATGACACTGTGTGCTTTGTCTCTACAGCATTTAGGTCCAATATTTTAAGGGTGATTCTTTGTACTTGaataattacataaaatgtGCGGTTTTAAATACCGTTCTTTTTACATGCCTGCCCACAAATTAAATCATCTTGTAGCTGTTGCAATAAAAggaattttagaaaaaaaattccaaatggtattaaaattatttattttcatccatcagaatattttaaaacacatttaattcagCAGACTCAAATCATTCAAACGTAagtgttcttttaaaaatacCATCTAATGCCCACTTAACGTCAAATATATTAAAAGTGTGTGATGAGGTGTTAAGTATTATGATGAGGCAGTTAGTTCTGCAGTATGGctgctgttttttaaatttctgtggttttgttttctttcaaaagAAGATTTaagtgacaaaaacaacttttatttcTCATGGGATCAGGAATTGATGCATTAAAAGTTACAGTGTAGGGTCTGTCCACAATTTAGATGATGCATGTTGTGTTGTCACTTTGTGACTTCTACATCATATATGAAGTCCTCTGGTAGCGTCTCCTCAGGCATGCTCTTCAGCTGCTCATCATAGTTGCGGAGTGTCCAGAGTTTCTCCAGTTCGTACACTTCTCTGGTCTCGGGTAGCATGAAGTGAACAACCATGTTTCCTGTGAGAGAGATAGGAGCAGGAATGTGAACATCACTGGGAACTCTACCgacaaacatcattttaaacacacaacTGTTTAGATAGGACATTGGAAGATCTAAATTTTACGTACCAAAGTCAACACACATCCAGTCGTCTGCATCCTTTCCTTCAATCTTGACATTCGCCTGATTCTTTTTCTTCAGAAACTTGTACTGGAGGAAACAATCTTTTGGGTCAGTTTTCAGTCACAAATCCTACATATCAACAattcaaaaagagaaaatacatgaTAGTTACCACTTTGATGGCATATGATGCCATTGCGCGGAGGTGTCTCACTGATACGCCGCTGACAACAATGAAATGCTCTGCGTATTTGATGTGCTCCGCTACTTTAATCACACAGATGTCCACTGCATTTTCCTGACGCAGTAGAGACACAAGCACATCGAGAGAGAAGGTCTCAGAGGGTCCTGgagaaaacaaagttaaaacattttgtccGACAATATTTGTGCAACAGGTGT of Sparus aurata chromosome 17, fSpaAur1.1, whole genome shotgun sequence contains these proteins:
- the malsu1 gene encoding mitochondrial assembly of ribosomal large subunit protein 1; the encoded protein is MMNVHRCTKLISSVFKSRVLLEPTGFFRSVCSALKEPCHGHHSPCLSRFTANVSSCQRWRHVHSSHSGSKRFYSEVCGESSDSKRSAGVFQEESHEMETDSSQRPSETFSLDVLVSLLRQENAVDICVIKVAEHIKYAEHFIVVSGVSVRHLRAMASYAIKVYKFLKKKNQANVKIEGKDADDWMCVDFGNMVVHFMLPETREVYELEKLWTLRNYDEQLKSMPEETLPEDFIYDVEVTK